The Polyangium aurulentum genomic interval GCGAGGGCTGCACGACGGGCGCCGATTGCTGCGGCGGCCAGTGCGTGAAGGACGGCGCGGGCGTCTACACCTGCGGCGAGCCGCCTCCTCCGGGGTCCTGCTCCGAGAGCGGCAACGCCTGCACCACCAAGGCCGACTGCTGCGACCCGGTCGACGAGTGCATCGACGGGTTCTGCCAGCAGAAGCCGCCCAAGTGACCTGCGGCTGAGCCGCCGGCGTCCGAGCGGCGCCGGCGGTTCGTCCTCCTGCCTACCCCTCCCCCCTCTCCCGAAAACTCCCGACTCGAATCGTCCGCGCCGCGCGCCATACTCGCGCCCGTGCAGCCTACCGTTCTGCTCTTCGACATCGACGGCACCCTCATCAACGCCGGCGGCGCTGGCCGGCGCTCCATGGAGCGCGCGTTCGAGCGCGTCACCGGCCGGGCCGACGCCTGCTCTCACTTCACCTTCGACGGCATGACCGACCGCGCCATCGTGCGCGCCGGGCTCCGGGCCATCGACCGCCCGAGCGACGAGCCGCACATCGACGAGGTCATCGACGCCTACCTCGCCGCGCTCGCCGTCGAGATCGTCGAGTCCCCCGGCTACACCACGCATCCGGGCGTCCACGAGGTGCTCGTGCACTGCGAGCGGTCGGGGTGCGCGATGGGCCTCGGCACGGGCAACGTCCGCGAGGGTGCGCGCATCAAGCTCGGGCGCTCGGGGCTCTTCGATCGCTTCGCGTTCGGCGGCTTCGGCTGCGACCACGAGGACCGGGCCGAGCTCATCCGCGTGGGGGCCGAGCGCGGGGCCGAGCGCCTCGGCTGCGCGCCGGGGGAGTGTCGCGTGGTCGTGATCGGCGACACGCCGAAGGACGTGGCTGCCGCGATCGCCATCGGCGCCGAGTCGCTTGCAGTGGCGACGGGACGCTACGACGTCGGGGCGCTCGCGGCGTCGGGGGCCACGGCGGTGTTTGAGCGTCTCGACGAACCTGGCGCGCTCGCGATGCTGTTTTCCCGCGGCTGAGCTGGTGTATACCGGGCTCCACCCTGGAGCTCGCGTGATGAAGCCCTATCGAACTGCATTTCGTCGCCTCGCGCCGTTCGCCCTCGCCGCCCTCGCCGGGCTCGGGTGCGAGAACAACGCGCAAAACCCCCCCGCACCCGCCACGATCGCGCCCACGAGCACTGCGGCCGCGGCGGCGCCCAAGCCCACCGCCGACGAGGCGCGCGGGTTCGTCGATCGGGTCGATGGAGACCTGAAGAAGCTCTGGACGACCTCGTCGCGCGCCTCGTGGGTGAACCAGACGTTCATCACCGACGACACGACGCTCCTGAGCGCCTCCACCGAGGAGGCGAACATGGAGTACCTGAGCCGCGTGATCGCCGACGCCACGCGCTTCGACGGCATGCAGCTCCCCGAGGACG includes:
- a CDS encoding HAD family hydrolase is translated as MQPTVLLFDIDGTLINAGGAGRRSMERAFERVTGRADACSHFTFDGMTDRAIVRAGLRAIDRPSDEPHIDEVIDAYLAALAVEIVESPGYTTHPGVHEVLVHCERSGCAMGLGTGNVREGARIKLGRSGLFDRFAFGGFGCDHEDRAELIRVGAERGAERLGCAPGECRVVVIGDTPKDVAAAIAIGAESLAVATGRYDVGALAASGATAVFERLDEPGALAMLFSRG